A single window of Campylobacter concisus DNA harbors:
- a CDS encoding ABC transporter permease encodes MNNLFLIAKLDVKESFRSRWFVIYAALFSALMIGFLFSGVTDSRVLGFSGLTRALLLFIQICVIIVPIFILISTVRSINQDRDTNLLEYILSFPLSLKEYYFGKALGRTFVVFVPLLFALLLCVVVGFIKGVAIPWSVLTLYFGLLFSLSIIFLSLGFFISSVIKNQETGQGVAFLLWLIMLAFIDLALIGLLMRSSVDEYVIYAIAILNPIELFRIAALSLFDPNLAVIGTASYFILSTFPKATFVAYAIIYPLLLGIILLVCGYFAFSKKDLV; translated from the coding sequence GTGAATAATCTTTTTTTAATAGCAAAGCTTGATGTTAAAGAGTCTTTTCGCTCAAGATGGTTTGTGATATATGCTGCGCTTTTTTCTGCTTTGATGATAGGATTTTTATTTAGCGGCGTGACTGATTCACGTGTACTTGGCTTTTCTGGGCTTACTAGAGCACTGCTTTTGTTTATTCAAATTTGTGTCATCATTGTGCCTATTTTTATTCTCATCTCAACCGTAAGAAGCATAAATCAAGATAGAGATACAAATTTGCTTGAATACATACTTAGCTTCCCGCTAAGCCTTAAAGAGTATTACTTTGGCAAGGCGCTGGGTCGTACATTTGTTGTTTTTGTTCCACTTTTGTTTGCTCTTTTGCTTTGCGTGGTGGTTGGCTTTATCAAGGGCGTTGCGATACCTTGGAGTGTATTAACACTTTATTTTGGGCTACTTTTTAGCTTAAGTATCATTTTTTTATCGCTTGGTTTTTTTATCTCAAGCGTGATTAAAAATCAAGAGACAGGTCAAGGCGTAGCGTTTTTACTTTGGCTTATAATGCTTGCATTTATTGATCTAGCATTAATTGGACTTCTTATGAGAAGTTCAGTCGATGAGTACGTTATTTACGCTATTGCTATACTAAATCCGATAGAGCTTTTCAGGATAGCAGCGCTTAGTCTTTTTGATCCAAATTTAGCAGTTATCGGTACTGCATCTTATTTTATTTTAAGCACCTTTCCAAAAGCGACATTTGTAGCTTATGCGATTATTTATCCGCTTTTACTAGGCATTATTTTGCTAGTTTGTGGCTATTTTGCCTTTAGCAAAAAAGATTTGGTTTGA
- a CDS encoding ABC transporter ATP-binding protein yields the protein MIDIKEVTKIFGSQRILDNVSLNVKSGEKIAILGQNGAGKSSLMRIILGEFIPNSGSIAINGVNTLKDRKGALKFISFVPQTPPPLKFNLRELCEFVCKSSNVKFEEIEKFSKLLELDLHANLNKPFYKLSGGMKQKMLIAIAFAKDSEILMFDEPTANLDVKARLSFKNLLDNFTQNKTLVFISHRIDEIANLLDRCVYMDLGKIIKEENLRSKGE from the coding sequence TTGATAGATATAAAAGAAGTAACTAAAATTTTTGGCTCGCAAAGGATACTTGACAATGTTAGCCTAAACGTAAAATCTGGCGAAAAAATAGCAATACTTGGACAAAATGGAGCTGGCAAAAGCTCGCTCATGCGTATCATTTTAGGCGAGTTTATTCCAAATAGCGGAAGCATCGCGATAAATGGCGTAAATACTCTAAAAGATAGAAAAGGGGCTTTGAAATTTATCTCATTTGTACCACAAACCCCACCACCGCTTAAATTTAATCTACGTGAGCTTTGTGAGTTTGTTTGCAAAAGCTCAAATGTAAAATTTGAAGAGATTGAGAAATTTAGCAAGCTTTTAGAACTTGATCTGCATGCAAATTTAAATAAGCCATTTTATAAGCTCTCTGGCGGCATGAAACAAAAGATGTTAATAGCAATCGCATTTGCTAAGGATAGTGAAATTTTGATGTTTGATGAGCCAACGGCAAATCTTGACGTGAAAGCAAGGCTTTCTTTTAAAAATTTACTTGATAACTTCACGCAAAACAAAACACTTGTTTTTATTTCACACCGTATCGATGAGATAGCAAATTTATTAGATAGATGCGTCTATATGGATCTTGGCAAGATAATCAAAGAAGAAAATTTAAGGAGCAAGGGTGAATAA
- a CDS encoding ferredoxin, which produces MDKYNTRATIRNVSFLSTLITTTKDGKKRPSIRFWRIFTIILVHLLFVLSYRVDIQILEGDISASRIFGFHLADAFMSLQVFLATHEIHVNLIIGSLSILAFYIIFGGRGFCSWICPYSLISEIAEKIHENLRAKKIVKPRVFDTKWRYVFTILFLTLSFASSSLVFEIFNVVGIFSRFIIYGYFHAIWFVVAMLMVEIFFSRRAWCRYVCPIGATYSVLAKPNAIKVSWDKEKCDHCLVCTDVCLVPHVLFMTKKGAKLDESKNIFRIAGADCTLCGRCIDVCHQDALKFDNGFKKLI; this is translated from the coding sequence ATGGACAAATATAACACTCGTGCAACGATTAGAAATGTAAGCTTTCTAAGCACGTTAATCACAACTACAAAAGATGGCAAAAAGCGTCCTAGTATACGTTTTTGGCGTATTTTTACCATTATTTTAGTCCATCTTTTATTTGTGCTTTCATATAGAGTTGATATACAAATTTTAGAAGGCGACATCAGTGCCTCAAGGATATTTGGTTTTCACTTGGCAGATGCTTTTATGAGCCTGCAAGTATTTCTGGCGACGCATGAAATCCATGTAAATTTAATAATTGGCTCACTTAGTATCTTGGCCTTTTATATCATTTTTGGTGGTAGAGGCTTTTGCTCTTGGATCTGTCCTTATTCATTGATAAGCGAAATAGCTGAGAAGATCCATGAAAATTTGCGTGCTAAAAAGATAGTGAAACCACGAGTTTTTGACACAAAGTGGCGATATGTTTTTACCATTTTATTTTTAACCCTTAGCTTTGCTAGTTCAAGCCTTGTTTTTGAAATTTTTAATGTTGTTGGGATTTTTTCAAGATTTATTATCTATGGTTATTTTCATGCTATTTGGTTTGTTGTAGCCATGCTTATGGTTGAAATTTTCTTCTCACGTAGAGCTTGGTGCAGGTATGTATGTCCTATTGGAGCTACTTACTCAGTGCTAGCTAAACCAAATGCCATAAAAGTTAGCTGGGATAAAGAAAAATGCGATCACTGCTTAGTTTGCACCGATGTTTGTCTAGTGCCTCACGTACTTTTTATGACAAAAAAAGGAGCAAAGCTTGACGAGAGCAAAAATATATTTAGGATAGCTGGCGCTGATTGCACGCTTTGTGGTAGGTGTATTGATGTGTGTCATCAAGATGCACTGAAATTTGACAACGGCTTTAAAAAACTCATATAA
- a CDS encoding cytochrome C, producing MKVGKIITIILAVAICGIMVFMLSQTPPKKEKVATNAQPKVEQNFTKEQPKSSEEFASEDELKKVKELSLSVAKVHNEGVSKQYLTTCAPCHGANAKGVVAPDITHLSKDELLKKLADYKAGKVQNSLMKGLLTNVSDSELESLADEISKFKK from the coding sequence ATGAAAGTAGGAAAGATTATAACCATTATTTTAGCAGTAGCGATTTGCGGTATTATGGTATTTATGTTAAGCCAGACTCCGCCTAAAAAGGAAAAAGTAGCAACTAATGCTCAGCCAAAAGTAGAGCAAAATTTTACAAAAGAGCAGCCAAAGTCTAGTGAAGAATTTGCCAGCGAAGATGAGCTAAAAAAGGTAAAAGAGCTAAGTCTAAGTGTGGCTAAAGTGCACAATGAAGGCGTTAGCAAGCAATATCTAACAACTTGTGCCCCATGCCATGGTGCAAACGCAAAAGGTGTCGTAGCTCCTGATATAACGCATCTAAGTAAGGATGAATTGCTTAAAAAGCTAGCTGATTATAAAGCTGGTAAGGTGCAAAACTCGCTTATGAAGGGGCTACTTACAAATGTTAGTGATAGCGAGCTTGAAAGCCTTGCAGATGAAATTTCTAAATTTAAAAAGTAA
- a CDS encoding iron-sulfur protein translates to MDRRKFIILGSVAAATGYGIGKILPKSSGDKLYLRPPGAVDDFDDLCVKCGQCVQVCPYHSISLLDIKDGYSNGTAYIDPKKRGCYLCDLFPCVLACPSGALDHATKVVDDVKMGVAVLSNANACMCLKREKLSEDSVEDLLVRKVYNDREEAEKDKIKGKIGQICDLCVSICPVGDSAIVMSEANLPLIKHGCVGCGVCAEVCPVKIINIAPKMSYDEIYKEKE, encoded by the coding sequence GTGGATAGAAGGAAATTTATAATTTTAGGCTCAGTCGCAGCTGCCACAGGATATGGCATAGGTAAAATTTTGCCAAAAAGTAGCGGTGATAAACTCTATCTTAGACCACCAGGCGCGGTTGATGACTTCGATGATCTTTGTGTCAAATGCGGTCAGTGTGTGCAGGTATGCCCTTATCACAGTATAAGTTTGCTTGATATAAAAGATGGATATTCAAATGGTACAGCATACATCGATCCTAAAAAGAGAGGTTGCTATTTATGTGATCTTTTCCCATGTGTGCTCGCCTGTCCAAGTGGTGCGTTAGATCATGCTACAAAAGTTGTTGATGATGTGAAAATGGGCGTTGCTGTCTTGAGTAATGCAAATGCCTGTATGTGCCTAAAAAGAGAAAAACTAAGCGAAGATAGCGTTGAAGATTTGCTTGTTCGCAAAGTTTATAATGATAGGGAAGAGGCAGAAAAAGATAAGATAAAAGGCAAAATCGGTCAAATTTGTGACCTTTGTGTCAGCATTTGCCCAGTTGGCGATAGTGCAATAGTAATGAGCGAAGCAAATTTGCCACTCATAAAGCATGGCTGTGTTGGGTGTGGGGTGTGTGCTGAGGTTTGCCCTGTAAAAATTATAAATATAGCCCCAAAAATGAGTTATGATGAAATTTATAAGGAGAAAGAATGA